The Enteractinococcus fodinae genome has a segment encoding these proteins:
- a CDS encoding type IIL restriction-modification enzyme MmeI, with amino-acid sequence MVKVSQAQRVVAAREFVQRWKGLGYEKGDTHKFWLDMLTNVLGMDDATTNVMFEQSTVSRGYIDAIVVDAKTFIEQKSLGVDLDKPEIRQNEPVTPFQQAKRYADAQPNVQRPDTIIVSNFYEFRIHDLAEEPYPEHNYVAFTLDELPQQLHLLDFLVDPKADRRKREKTVSVNAGYLIGKLYDMLREQYLDPESPEAQHSLNVLCVRLVFCLFAEDAGVFERRSFYDYLSGLPARQVRVALRELFLYLDTAPADRDPYASDHLKSFPYVNGGLFADHAVDIPQFTDEIVDLLLHEVSASTDWSTISPTIFGGVFESTLNPETRHAGGMHYTSPENIHRVIDPAFLDDLTQELEDIINETGVGAIKRRNNLRRYQDKLATLRFFDRNLFVIASVGKQSHFRTHPRSDLRGVR; translated from the coding sequence ATGGTTAAAGTAAGTCAGGCGCAGCGTGTGGTTGCGGCCCGGGAGTTTGTGCAGCGGTGGAAGGGTCTCGGCTACGAAAAAGGTGATACGCATAAATTCTGGCTGGATATGCTGACCAATGTTCTGGGGATGGATGATGCCACCACTAACGTGATGTTCGAACAGTCCACCGTCTCACGTGGGTATATTGATGCGATTGTGGTGGATGCGAAGACCTTTATCGAACAGAAGTCCTTAGGCGTTGATCTGGATAAACCAGAGATTCGCCAGAATGAACCGGTCACGCCGTTCCAACAGGCCAAGCGGTACGCCGATGCCCAGCCCAATGTGCAGCGCCCCGACACCATCATTGTGTCGAATTTCTATGAGTTCAGAATCCACGACCTTGCTGAGGAACCGTACCCCGAGCATAACTACGTGGCGTTCACGCTCGATGAGCTGCCCCAACAACTGCACCTGTTAGATTTCTTAGTCGATCCCAAAGCCGACCGCCGTAAACGCGAAAAAACTGTCTCGGTCAACGCTGGGTATCTGATTGGCAAGCTCTATGACATGCTGCGCGAGCAGTATCTCGACCCGGAATCACCCGAAGCCCAGCACAGTCTCAACGTGTTGTGTGTGCGCTTGGTGTTCTGTTTGTTTGCCGAAGATGCTGGCGTGTTTGAACGTCGCTCGTTCTATGACTACCTTAGTGGCTTACCTGCCCGACAGGTCCGGGTGGCCTTGCGTGAACTGTTTTTGTATCTGGATACTGCACCAGCCGACCGGGACCCGTACGCTAGCGATCACCTCAAATCCTTCCCCTACGTCAACGGGGGACTCTTTGCCGACCATGCCGTGGATATTCCACAGTTCACCGATGAGATCGTGGACTTGTTGCTGCATGAAGTCTCCGCTAGCACCGACTGGTCGACGATTTCCCCCACGATTTTTGGTGGTGTGTTTGAGTCCACCCTGAACCCGGAAACCCGCCATGCCGGGGGCATGCACTACACCAGCCCCGAAAATATCCACCGGGTCATTGACCCCGCATTTTTGGATGACCTCACCCAAGAACTTGAAGACATTATCAATGAAACGGGCGTCGGGGCAATCAAGCGCCGCAACAACCTGCGCCGCTACCAAGACAAGCTGGCCACTCTGCGATTTTTTGACCGAAACCTATTTGTCATTGCGTCGGTTGGAAAACAAAGTCATTTCCGAACTCACCCACGGTCAGACCTCCGTGGCGTTCGATGA